One genomic region from Homalodisca vitripennis isolate AUS2020 chromosome 6, UT_GWSS_2.1, whole genome shotgun sequence encodes:
- the LOC124365631 gene encoding uncharacterized protein LOC124365631 has product MALLAIELAAEYDEVGTGWEFHSHKPYASSTLKNNDEIRIPISQQDIITAPFEISIHITGKVSAKKADGSEASISLINNAIAFLFDDVRYEIGGIEVYRTKNVGITSTIKGLLSIRDEEQKCLVNACWLGPNTTSEGGKFTYSVPLKLLMGFAEDYKRIVANVKQELVLLRSATDVNAVISPDASNLDFQITSLEWRVPHVTVSDSYKLKLLRVIEKDTLIHLPFRSWELHEYPSLPQTTRQSWTIKTSSQIEKPRYVVLAFQTGRKNDLRKDASTFDRCALTNVKLYLNSQYYPYDNVHGDLCIFYDMYTRFQSSYYQKPGSPLVDFKTFKSHVPLYVIDCSKQNDSIKSGPVDVRLEFEAKENFPPNTAAYCLLLHDSHMAYTVLTGSVQRIM; this is encoded by the coding sequence ATGGCGCTACTGGCAATAGAGTTGGCCGCAGAGTATGATGAAGTTGGTACaggttgggagtttcactctcataagccttacgcctcgtcaactctgaAAAACAACGACGAAATCAGGATTCCGAtaagtcaacaggatataattacggcGCCATTCGAAATCAGTATACACATCACTGGTAAAGTGAGTGCCAAGAAAGCTGACGGGAGCGAGGCCAGTATCTCACTAATAAACAATGCCATcgcatttttattcgacgatgtAAGGTACGAGATAGGCGGAATAGAGGTTTACAGGACGAAAAATGTAGGCATAACGAGTACTATAAAAGGACTACTCTCCATTAGGGATGAAGAGCAAAAGTGTCTCGTAAACGCGTGCTGGCTCGGTCCCAATACGACCAGTGAGGGCGGTAAATTTACATATTCGGTGCCTCTGAAACTGTTGatgggttttgccgaggattacaAGAGAATTGTTGCGAATGTTAAGCAAGAGCTTGTTCTCTTGAGGTCAGCTACGGATGTTAACGCCGTTATCTCACCGGACGCGTCAAACCTCGACTTTCAGATTACATCGCTCGAGTGGCGTGTACcacatgttacagtgtcagatagttacaaattaaaattattgcgcgTGATTGAGAAAGACACTTTGATTCACCTaccgtttcggtcctgggaacTTCACGAATATCCTTCACTACCGCAAACGACTCGACAGagctggacaataaaaacgagttcgCAAATTGAAAAGCCTCGGTACGTGGTGCTGGCCTTTCAGACCGGTAGAAAGAACGACCTAAGAAAGGACGCCTCTACTTTTGACCGTTGTGCCCTGACGAATGTTAAACTttatctgaattcacagtactacccttacgacaatgtccacggcGATCTCTGTATATTTTACGACATGTACACACGATTCCAAAGTTCGTACTATCAAAAACCAGGGTCTCCGCTGgttgactttaaaacattcaaGTCTCATGTGCCTCTGTACGTGATTGATTGTTCCAAgcagaacgattcgatcaagtcgggacctgTAGATGTTAGGTTGG